From the Deltaproteobacteria bacterium genome, one window contains:
- a CDS encoding transposase: protein MNTNKHRRHFTAEEKVKVLRRHLLEKVPVSDLCEEAGIHPTQFYDWQKVFFEKGALAFERSSRPEATAREQRIAFLEAKLQRKDEVLSELMEEHVALKKNLGAR from the coding sequence ATGAACACGAACAAGCACCGGCGTCATTTTACAGCAGAAGAGAAGGTCAAGGTACTTCGGCGGCACCTCTTGGAGAAGGTGCCCGTCTCGGACTTGTGTGAGGAGGCCGGGATTCACCCGACGCAGTTTTACGACTGGCAGAAGGTTTTCTTCGAGAAGGGGGCCTTGGCGTTTGAACGGTCATCGCGGCCGGAGGCCACGGCGCGGGAGCAGCGGATTGCCTTCCTGGAGGCGAAGCTGCAGCGCAAGGACGAGGTGCTCTCGGAGCTGATGGAGGAGCACGTGGCCTTAAAAAAAAATCTTGGGGCACGCTGA